From a single Serratia surfactantfaciens genomic region:
- a CDS encoding APC family permease: MSDNTINAAPAQRTQLRKTLTLVPVVMMGLAYLQPMTIFDTFGIVSGLTDGHVATAYAFALLAILFTALSYGKLVKKFPSAGSAYTYAQKAISPHVGFMVGWSSLLDYLFMPMINILLAKIYLEAIFPGVPSWIFVAVLVGLMTIFNLRGIKLVANLNSIIVVVQVAIMIVFLGLVINGIYHGEGAGTLVSSRPFWSDNAHVVPMITGATILCFSFLGFDGISSLSEETKDAEKVIPKAIFLTALIGGIIFIVVSYFVQLYFPDISRFKDPDASQPEIMLYVAGKFFQSVILVFSCVTVLASGMAAHAGVSRLMYVMGRDGVFPTRFFGYVHPKWRTPALNVLLVGAIALSAVSFDLVTATALINFGALVAFTFVNLSVISQFYIRDKMNRTVKDTFNYLILPVMGALTVGALWINLEASSMTLGLVWATIGLIYLAVVTRSFRLPVPQASEDAA; the protein is encoded by the coding sequence ATGTCCGATAACACCATCAACGCCGCTCCGGCTCAGCGCACTCAGCTGCGTAAAACCCTGACTTTAGTTCCGGTAGTGATGATGGGCCTGGCTTATCTGCAGCCAATGACCATTTTCGATACCTTTGGCATCGTATCCGGCCTGACCGATGGTCACGTCGCGACCGCGTACGCCTTCGCTCTGCTGGCGATCCTGTTTACCGCCCTGAGCTACGGCAAACTGGTGAAGAAATTCCCTTCCGCCGGTTCTGCCTACACCTATGCCCAGAAAGCCATCAGCCCGCACGTCGGCTTTATGGTGGGCTGGTCATCGCTGCTGGACTACCTGTTCATGCCGATGATCAACATTTTGCTGGCCAAGATTTACCTGGAAGCGATCTTCCCGGGCGTTCCGTCCTGGATCTTCGTGGCGGTGCTGGTCGGGTTGATGACGATTTTCAACCTGCGCGGCATCAAGCTGGTGGCCAACCTGAACTCCATCATCGTGGTGGTGCAGGTGGCGATCATGATCGTGTTCCTCGGCCTGGTGATCAACGGCATCTACCACGGCGAAGGCGCCGGTACGCTGGTCAGCAGCCGTCCGTTCTGGTCCGATAACGCACACGTGGTGCCGATGATTACCGGTGCGACCATTCTGTGCTTCTCGTTCCTGGGCTTCGACGGCATCAGCTCGCTGTCCGAAGAGACCAAAGACGCGGAAAAAGTGATCCCGAAAGCCATCTTCCTGACGGCGCTGATCGGCGGCATCATCTTTATCGTGGTGTCTTACTTCGTGCAGCTGTACTTCCCGGACATCTCGCGCTTCAAGGATCCTGACGCGTCGCAGCCTGAAATCATGCTGTATGTGGCGGGCAAGTTCTTCCAGTCGGTGATCCTGGTGTTCTCCTGCGTGACGGTATTGGCGTCAGGCATGGCGGCGCACGCGGGCGTTTCGCGTCTGATGTACGTGATGGGCCGCGACGGCGTGTTCCCGACCCGCTTCTTCGGCTATGTGCATCCGAAGTGGCGTACCCCGGCGCTGAACGTGCTGCTGGTTGGCGCCATCGCGCTGTCCGCGGTGTCGTTTGACCTGGTGACCGCGACTGCGCTGATTAACTTCGGTGCGCTGGTAGCCTTCACCTTCGTCAACCTGTCGGTGATCTCGCAGTTCTATATTCGCGACAAGATGAACCGCACCGTGAAGGACACGTTCAACTACCTGATCCTGCCGGTGATGGGCGCACTGACCGTCGGCGCGCTGTGGATCAACCTGGAAGCCAGCTCGATGACGCTGGGCCTGGTTTGGGCGACCATCGGTCTGATCTATCTGGCCGTCGTTACCCGCAGCTTCCGTCTGCCGGTACCGCAAGCGAGCGAAGACGCCGCCTAA
- a CDS encoding glutamine synthetase family protein, whose product MQTNSAAVEHFAQHHEERRSSAFQNEVAHYLERHPATQYVDILLTDLNGSFRGKRIPVSGLKKLEKGSYFPASVFAMDILGNVVEETGLGQELGEPDRVCLPVPGSLTPSAADPEHIGQVLLTMLDEDGTPFDVEPRNVLNRVWQALRQRGLFPVAAVELEFYLIDRQRDAEGDLQPPCAPGTQERNTQSQVYSVDNLNHFAEVLNDIDALAKLQGLPADGAVAEASPGQFEVNLRHTDDILLACDHALALKRLVRLVAENHGMHATFMAKPYEDYAGSGMHVHVSMQDGAGNNLFADAEGEDSPLLEQTLAGMITLMPASMALLAPNVNAYRRFQPGMYVPIQASWGHNNRTVALRIPCGEAENRRVEYRVAGADANPYLVMAAILAGMLYGLDTALPLPAPVTGNGLEQEGLPLPIRQSDALYEFEHQRALTHYLGERFTHVYHACKTDELLQFERRVTETEIDWMLKNA is encoded by the coding sequence ATGCAAACCAATAGCGCAGCAGTTGAACATTTTGCACAGCATCATGAAGAGAGGCGAAGTAGCGCGTTCCAAAATGAGGTCGCTCATTATTTGGAACGCCATCCCGCCACGCAGTATGTCGATATCCTTCTCACCGATCTTAATGGTTCCTTCCGCGGCAAACGCATACCCGTCTCAGGGTTGAAAAAACTGGAAAAAGGCAGCTACTTCCCCGCGTCGGTGTTCGCTATGGACATCCTCGGCAACGTGGTGGAGGAGACCGGTCTTGGGCAGGAGCTCGGCGAACCGGACCGCGTGTGCCTGCCGGTGCCGGGCTCGCTGACCCCCTCGGCCGCCGATCCTGAGCACATCGGCCAGGTGCTGCTGACCATGCTGGACGAAGATGGCACTCCCTTTGACGTTGAACCCCGCAATGTGCTGAATCGCGTGTGGCAGGCGTTGCGACAGCGCGGCTTGTTCCCGGTGGCAGCGGTAGAGCTGGAGTTTTATCTCATCGATCGGCAGCGGGATGCGGAAGGCGATCTGCAGCCGCCGTGCGCGCCCGGCACCCAGGAGCGCAACACCCAAAGCCAGGTGTACTCCGTCGATAACCTCAACCATTTCGCCGAGGTGCTGAACGATATCGACGCGCTGGCGAAGCTGCAGGGGCTGCCGGCGGACGGCGCGGTGGCGGAGGCCTCACCGGGGCAGTTTGAGGTCAACCTGCGCCATACCGACGATATCTTGCTGGCCTGCGACCATGCACTGGCGCTGAAACGGCTGGTGCGGCTGGTGGCCGAGAATCACGGCATGCACGCCACCTTTATGGCCAAACCCTATGAGGATTACGCCGGCAGCGGCATGCATGTGCATGTCAGCATGCAGGACGGCGCCGGCAATAACCTGTTCGCCGACGCCGAAGGCGAGGATTCGCCGCTGTTGGAGCAGACGCTGGCCGGGATGATCACCCTGATGCCGGCGTCGATGGCGCTGCTGGCGCCGAACGTCAACGCCTACCGGCGCTTCCAGCCGGGGATGTATGTGCCTATCCAGGCTTCCTGGGGCCACAACAACCGTACCGTGGCGCTGCGCATTCCCTGCGGGGAGGCGGAGAACCGCCGGGTGGAGTATCGCGTGGCGGGCGCCGACGCCAATCCGTATCTGGTAATGGCGGCGATCCTGGCCGGCATGCTGTATGGGCTGGACACCGCGTTACCGTTGCCTGCACCGGTAACCGGCAACGGGCTGGAGCAAGAGGGGCTGCCGCTGCCGATACGCCAGAGCGACGCGCTGTACGAGTTTGAACACCAGCGCGCGCTGACGCACTATCTCGGCGAGCGCTTCACCCACGTCTACCACGCCTGCAAGACCGACGAGCTGCTGCAGTTTGAACGGCGAGTGACGGAGACCGAGATCGACTGGATGTTGAAAAATGCCTGA
- the puuR gene encoding HTH-type transcriptional regulator PuuR has product MSEASLAPGKRLSQIRQQLGLSQRRVAELSGLTHSAISTIEQDKVSPAISTLQKLLKVYGLSLSEFFAEPEAADEPRVVIDAEDLIEIGSQGVSMKLVHNGSPTRNLAMMLETYQPGTTTGEKIKHQGEEIGTLLEGEIVLTINGQSYCLSAGQSYAINTGIPHSFSNTSARVCRIVSAHTPTTF; this is encoded by the coding sequence ATGAGCGAAGCCAGCTTGGCACCGGGCAAGCGCCTGTCGCAGATCCGTCAGCAATTGGGTTTGTCGCAGCGCCGGGTCGCCGAACTGTCCGGGTTAACCCACAGTGCGATCAGCACCATCGAACAGGACAAGGTCAGCCCGGCCATCAGCACGCTGCAAAAGCTGCTGAAGGTCTATGGTCTGTCGCTGTCGGAATTCTTTGCCGAACCGGAAGCCGCCGACGAGCCGCGCGTGGTGATCGACGCCGAGGACCTGATTGAGATCGGCAGCCAGGGGGTGTCGATGAAACTGGTGCATAACGGCAGCCCGACGCGCAACCTGGCGATGATGCTGGAAACCTACCAGCCCGGCACCACCACCGGCGAAAAGATCAAGCATCAGGGAGAAGAGATCGGCACCCTGCTGGAAGGCGAAATCGTGCTGACCATCAACGGCCAGAGCTACTGCCTGAGCGCCGGCCAGAGTTACGCCATCAACACCGGCATCCCGCACAGCTTCAGCAATACGTCGGCGCGTGTCTGCCGCATCGTCAGCGCACACACCCCCACCACCTTCTGA
- a CDS encoding sugar ABC transporter ATP-binding protein codes for MSTATPSRLEMCNISITFAGFNALQDVDFTLQGGSIHALVGANGAGKSTLMAILSGAHDHYRGEILIDGQAVAIHSPLQARRHGIHVVQQEVDVALIPTLSVAENIMLDWLNEPGHWLNWAELHRRAAQLLQQWALPLNPRKRLADCTLAEKQQVLLARALSHRCRFLVLDEPTAPLDRAESERLFNVVRRLQSEGIGIVFISHRIHELSDICDRLTVLRDGRRVSEDAMRGLSGEQIVEKMLGHRLDDIFPPPRPPHPERTLLQVQGLRDRHKLRDVSLRLHEGEILGIAGLAGAGKTELCKALFGASAVQLERGELRGQPWAPRAPHLSVEQGLALVPEERRKEGIFIDEAIPMNLSVSADDSFSRWSLFSRRQELRWAREIMQRLNIRASGPQQRLARLSGGNQQKVAIGKWLRGDAEVLIFDEPTKGVDIKAKRELFSLIDGLARAGKGVIYASGEFAELVGLCDRICVLWDGRIVAELHAADIDEETLLLYSTGGTPA; via the coding sequence ATGTCAACCGCAACGCCTTCACGCCTCGAGATGTGTAATATCTCGATCACCTTCGCCGGCTTCAACGCGCTGCAAGACGTGGACTTCACGCTGCAGGGCGGCTCAATCCATGCGCTGGTCGGCGCCAACGGCGCAGGCAAGTCGACGCTGATGGCAATCCTCTCCGGCGCCCACGATCATTATCGCGGCGAAATCCTGATCGACGGCCAGGCGGTGGCGATCCACTCCCCGTTGCAGGCGCGCCGCCACGGCATTCACGTGGTGCAGCAAGAGGTCGACGTCGCGCTGATCCCCACGCTGTCGGTGGCGGAGAACATCATGCTGGACTGGCTGAACGAGCCGGGGCATTGGCTGAACTGGGCGGAGCTGCACCGCCGCGCCGCGCAGCTGTTGCAGCAATGGGCGCTGCCGCTCAACCCGCGCAAACGCCTGGCAGACTGTACGCTGGCGGAAAAACAGCAGGTGCTGCTGGCGCGCGCGCTGTCACACCGCTGCCGTTTTCTGGTGCTCGACGAGCCGACCGCGCCGCTCGATCGCGCCGAGAGCGAGCGCCTGTTTAACGTGGTGCGCCGCCTGCAATCCGAAGGTATCGGCATCGTGTTCATTTCCCACCGCATCCACGAACTGAGCGACATTTGCGATCGGCTGACGGTGCTGCGCGACGGCCGCCGCGTCAGCGAAGACGCCATGCGCGGGCTGAGCGGCGAACAGATCGTCGAAAAGATGCTCGGCCATCGGCTGGACGACATTTTCCCGCCGCCGCGCCCGCCGCACCCTGAGCGAACGCTGCTGCAGGTGCAAGGCTTACGCGATCGCCACAAGCTGCGCGACGTTTCGCTGCGGCTGCATGAAGGCGAGATCCTCGGCATCGCCGGGCTGGCCGGAGCGGGCAAAACCGAGCTGTGCAAAGCGCTGTTCGGCGCCAGCGCCGTGCAGCTCGAGCGCGGCGAACTGCGCGGGCAACCCTGGGCGCCGCGCGCGCCGCATCTGTCGGTCGAACAGGGATTGGCGCTGGTGCCGGAAGAGCGCCGCAAAGAAGGCATTTTTATCGATGAGGCGATCCCGATGAACCTGAGCGTCAGCGCCGACGACAGCTTCTCGCGCTGGAGCCTGTTCAGCCGGCGACAGGAACTGCGCTGGGCGCGCGAGATCATGCAGCGCCTGAACATTCGCGCCTCCGGCCCGCAACAGCGGCTGGCGCGCCTGTCCGGCGGCAATCAACAAAAAGTGGCGATCGGCAAATGGCTACGCGGCGACGCCGAGGTGCTGATCTTCGATGAGCCGACCAAGGGCGTGGACATCAAGGCCAAGCGGGAACTGTTCAGCCTGATCGACGGCCTGGCGCGCGCCGGCAAAGGCGTGATTTACGCCTCCGGCGAGTTTGCCGAACTGGTTGGCCTGTGCGATCGCATCTGCGTGCTGTGGGACGGCCGCATCGTGGCGGAGCTGCACGCCGCCGACATCGACGAAGAAACCTTATTGCTCTATTCCACCGGAGGAACCCCTGCGTGA
- a CDS encoding ABC transporter permease: MSKEFALRPALPWRQQLFDFLYKWGMLLTVAALIALFGLASDNFLDANNIINILRSIAIVTVIAIGVSLSLSVGGFDLSVGSTASLANALVISLFVWHGFGTTGAIVVTLLLCTLVGLFNALLIVVFRIPDMLATLASLFVIQGVAMTYSYGGSITQNMVLPNGDMAEGLIPEMFSALGQVPVIVLIMLAVTVAVQLFLSLTKHGRRMYAIGGNPEAARLSGIRTVRYRVAAYVISSWLAALGGILLASRIGSSQVNAGGGYLMDAVAAAYIGFSLAGSGKPNALGTLIGAVILGVLQNGLVMLSVPYYAMDIIKGLVLALALAITYIQKR, encoded by the coding sequence GTGAGTAAAGAATTTGCCCTGCGGCCAGCGCTGCCCTGGCGTCAACAGCTGTTCGATTTCCTCTACAAATGGGGCATGCTGCTGACCGTCGCGGCGCTGATCGCCCTGTTCGGCCTGGCGTCGGACAACTTTCTCGACGCCAACAACATCATCAATATCCTGCGTTCGATCGCCATCGTGACGGTGATCGCCATCGGCGTCTCTCTCTCGCTGTCGGTCGGCGGTTTCGATCTGTCGGTCGGTTCGACCGCCTCGTTGGCCAACGCGCTGGTGATTTCGCTGTTCGTCTGGCACGGGTTCGGCACCACCGGCGCCATTGTGGTGACGCTGTTGCTGTGCACGCTGGTCGGCCTGTTCAACGCCCTGCTGATCGTGGTGTTCAGAATTCCCGATATGCTGGCGACGCTGGCCAGCCTGTTCGTGATCCAGGGCGTGGCGATGACCTACAGCTACGGCGGCTCCATCACCCAAAACATGGTGCTGCCGAACGGCGACATGGCGGAAGGCCTGATCCCGGAGATGTTTTCCGCCCTCGGTCAGGTGCCGGTGATCGTGCTGATCATGCTGGCGGTCACCGTGGCGGTGCAGCTGTTCCTGTCGCTGACCAAGCACGGCCGCCGCATGTATGCCATCGGCGGCAACCCCGAGGCTGCGCGCCTGTCGGGCATTCGCACCGTACGTTACAGGGTGGCCGCTTACGTCATTTCTTCTTGGCTGGCGGCGCTTGGCGGCATCCTGTTGGCGTCACGTATCGGTTCTTCGCAGGTCAACGCCGGCGGCGGCTATCTGATGGATGCGGTGGCGGCGGCCTACATCGGCTTCTCGCTGGCCGGCTCCGGCAAACCCAATGCGCTCGGCACCCTGATCGGCGCGGTGATCCTCGGCGTGCTGCAAAACGGCCTGGTGATGCTCTCGGTGCCCTACTACGCCATGGACATTATCAAAGGCCTGGTGTTGGCGCTGGCGCTGGCCATCACCTATATCCAGAAACGCTGA